The following proteins are co-located in the Mobula hypostoma chromosome 4, sMobHyp1.1, whole genome shotgun sequence genome:
- the LOC134345133 gene encoding P2Y purinoceptor 1-like, whose amino-acid sequence MDNLGFDTMEETFSNFSDLTSSPTAAINKTCYLNKGFQFYYLPIMYIIVFVTGFIGNSVALWMFIFHMRPWSSITIYMFNLVLADLFYVFSLPILIFYYFNKTDWIFGEVLCKLQRFIFHVNLYSSILFLTCISVHRYTGVVHPMKSLGRLKKKSAIIVCTCVWVAVAVSISPILYFSRTGLRKNKTNTCYDTTSKELLHTYFIYSMSTTFFGFCVPFATILVCYGFIVKALISNDMKTPLRGKSVRLVIIVLLVFAISYLPFHVMKNLNLQSRLYYQGIDTCTWNNRVYAMYQVTRGLASLNSCVDPILYFLAGDTFRRRFTSAASRFVSRRSGAQQPFRSEDSPLQAVTNISQNGDTSL is encoded by the coding sequence atggacaacctTGGCTTTGATACAATGGAGGAAACCTTTTCTAATTTCTCTGATTTGACGAGTAGTCCAACCGCTGCTATCAACAAAACCTGTTACTTGAACAAGGGCTTCCAGTTTTACTACCTGCCCATCATGTACATCATCGTCTTTGTCACCGGATTCATCGGCAACAGTGTTGCCCTCTGGATGTTCATATTCCACATGCGACCTTGGAGCAGCATCACCATCTACATGTTCAACCTCGTCCTGGCCGATCTCTTCTATGTCTTCTCCTTGCCCATTCTGATCTTTTACTATTTCAACAAGACAGACTGGATCTTTGGTGAGGTCCTGTGCAAGCTGCAACGGTTTATATTCCACGTCAACTTGTACAGCAGCATCTTGTTCCTCACCTGCATCAGCGTCCATAGGTACACGGGGGTTGTCCATCCTATGAAGTCGCTGGGCAGGCTGAAGAAGAAGTCCGCCATCATCGTCTGCACATGTGTGTGGGTTGCCGTGGCAGTCAGCATCTCCCCGATACTGTACTTCTCCAGAACAGGGCTCAGGAAGAACAAAACCAACACCTGTTATGACACAACGTCAAAAGAACTCCTTCACACATACTTCATCTACAGCATGAGTACCACCTTCTTTGGATTCTGTGTCCCCTTTGCCACCATCTTGGTCTGTTACGGTTTCATAGTGAAGGCGCTGATATCAAATGACATGAAGACTCCTCTACGGGGCAAGTCCGTGCGTCTGGTCATCATTGTGTTGCTGGTCTTCGCCATCTCCTACTTGCCCTTCCACGTGATGAAGAATCTAAACCTTCAGTCCAGACTTTATTACCAAGGGATAGACACGTGCACGTGGAATAATAGGGTGTATGCCATGTACCAGGTGACCAGGGGTCTTGCCAGTCTCAACAGCTGCGTGGACCCCATCCTGTACTTTTTGGCTGGTGACACCTTCAGGAGGAGATTCACCTCTGCTGCCTCTAGGTTTGTGTCCAGGCGAAGTGGGGCCCAACAACCATTCAGGAGTGAAGATAGTCCACTGCAGGCTGTGACAAATATCTCACAAAATGGAGACACTTCCCTATGA